Part of the Halomicrobium zhouii genome is shown below.
TCGACACGATCGGACTCGCCGGCACCGTGCTGTTCGCCGCGCCGGTCGCGCTGTACGGCGCCGACCTGCTGCTGGGGGGCGACGGCACCCAGGGGCTGATCTTTCTCGGCATCGCGGCGCTGATGGTCGTCGTTCCGCGCTACCTCCGCACGCCGAAGGACGTCGCCACTGACGCGGTGTCGGGCACGGCGGGACGTCTCGTCGAG
Proteins encoded:
- a CDS encoding DUF7533 family protein; this encodes MAGGILDTIGLAGTVLFAAPVALYGADLLLGGDGTQGLIFLGIAALMVVVPRYLRTPKDVATDAVSGTAGRLVETEDEDGD